AGAGATCTTGAGGCTATGTATAAAGAACCGAGCTATGCGCAGGGTATACTTGCGAACGCTTATATTATACTTCCTTACGAAACTTCACCTACAAGTGACTTGGCTACGGATGATGCTGTGACTAATGAGATTTCCAGTAACTATCTGCGAATGGCTACAGGTTCCTGGACTGCCAATAATAATCCGGTTTCCCAGTGGCAGAATCGTTTCAATGCTATCCAGTATATCAATCTTTTTTTGGAGAATGTAGATAAGGTAGAATGGGCAAAAGATGAACGTATCTCTACCATGTTTCTTGATCGTTTGAAAGGAGAGGCTTATGGGTTGCGTGCACTGCATATGTATTATTTGTTACGTGCACATGGTGGTAAGATTGCGGACGGCACATTGATGGGAGTACCTATTATTTTGAAATCGGAAGGACCGGATGCGGATTTTAATCATGCTCGTGCCACTTATTCCGATTGCGTGAAGCAAATAATGGAAGATGCTGATAAGGCTATCGAATTATTGCCGCTCGATTATAAGAAATTTGCAGATAGTGAGATACCGGAAAAATATAAAAACATCGGTGTGACGAATGCGAGTGATTATCGGCGTGTTTGTGGTGAAGAATATAGAGGGTTGATGAGCGGACGGATTGCATTGGCAGTCCGTGCACAAACGGCTCTGTTAGCTGCCAGTCCGGCATTTCAAAGCGGGTCGGGAATGACTTGGGAACAAGCTGCCGATTATGCTGCTGAAATTATAGAGAAAGCTAACGGTGGCGGCGGCTGCGGGCTGGATGCAGATGGATTGGAGTGGTATACACTTGCGGATAAAGATTATGGAACGGGCGGCAGTCCCGCCGAGGTTATTTGGCGTAGTAGTACAGATGATAATAATACATTGGAAACAGCTAACTTCCCTCCATCACTTTACGGAAACGGTCGTGTCAATCCTACCCAGAATCTGGTGGATGCCTTTCCTATGGCGAACGGTTACCCTATTTCTGAAACATCAGGCAATTACGATGCAGAAACCCCGTATGATAACCGTGATCCGCGTTTGGCAAAATACATCGTTTACAATGGTAGCAAGCAAGGTCCTAGTGATACGGAAATTATTACAGGGACTTACGGAACGAATACAGACGTTGTGAATAAGGAAAGCGGAAGGTCTACTCGTACAGGTTATTACTTGCGGAAACTATTGCGTAAAGAGTGTAACCCTAATTCACAGTATAATACAAAGAAGAAGCATTATACCGCACGTATCCGTTATACAGAGATGTTTCTGATTTATGCGGAGGCGGCTAATGAGGCTTGGGGACCACAGAATAAGCATGGACATCTTTTTAGTGCTTATGATGTAATCAAAGCCATTCGTACGCGTGCCGGTTTAGGTATCGATAATGGAGATGCTTATTTGGAGAGCATAAAGGATAATAAAGACAAGATGCGTGAACTAATCCGTAATGAACGCCGTATCGAACTTTGTTTTGAGAATTTCCGTTTTTGGGATTTACGTCGCTGGAATGTTGATTTGACCAAACTGAATGAAACTGCTCTTGGGGTGGAAATAAGCAAGAATGGTTCTGTAATGAACTACTCTCCGCTTACGGTAGAGAAAAGGAAGTATGAGGAGTATATGATTTACGGGCCAATACCTTTTGCTGAAGTAATGAAGTGGAGCAATCTGGAACAGAATGTCGGTTGGAAATAATTGTAAAATAATAAATAATGAAGCATATGAAATTAATTAAATTAATATTTGCCATGTCAGTTGGAGTCTTTGTTTCATGGACGATGACATCCTGTGAAAATCAAGATAATGAATTTCCTGATTATGAGGGCGGCACTTCAGTCTATTTTGCAACCCAGTATCCGGTGAGAACGTTGGTTATGGGTGAAGATGAGTATGATACGACGCTGGACAATGCTCATAAATGTAAGATTAATGCTACTATGGGCGGTGTTTATGCTAATAAGAAGGATATCACGATAGATATTGAAGTAGATAATACATTGTGTGATAACCTTTATTATTCGTATACTTCTGCATCTGAAAATGTGCCGGTAAAAGCTATGCCTTCCAACTACTATACATTATCTGATGATAAGATCACTCTGAAGAATGTATTGATGGATGGTGTGGAAGTCTCATTTACTGATGCTTTTTTTGCTGATCCCGAAGCATTGACCGCTACCTATGTTATACCTTTGGTAATGACAGGTGTGACTAATGCTGACCGTATTTTGAATGGTACTTTGTCCGAAGGGGCAGAAGCCGTCAGATGTAATTCGTCAGTGTGGTTGGTGCAACCACAGGATTATGTACTTTATTGTGTGAAATACATCAATAAATGGACTGGTAAGTATCTGCGTCATGGCGTGGACAAAGTGACAGAAAACGGGACAACTACCGAGAATGATCGCCATAACGAGTATGTAGAAGATGATGAAATATGTCAGGCTGTAACAAAATCTTTGACTGAAACCATTCTTACAGTTACTACCAATTTAGGGACAACAGACAATCCGCGTAATATCAGTTATAAGTTGCTGCTGGTTTTTAATGGCGATGAATGTGTGGTTTCCGGGTTGGACGGCGTTACGGCTACTGGTACTGGTAAGTTTGTTCAAGACGGTGAGAAGAATAGTTGGGGTAATAAAGACCGTGATGCCATTTATTTGAAGTATACTGTGGATTTCAGTAATGGATTAAAGCTTGAAACAGAAGATACACTGGTTGCGCATAGTCGTGGCGTGGCAAGAGAAGATTTTACGCCGATCTATGTGAAGAATTAATCGTTAAATCTAGAAGAATATGAAATACTATAATAGAATTTTACTGCTTGCTATGGTTGCCGGAATAACTGTATCTTGTGCGGATGCGCTTTTTGCGGACTACAAGACAGAGAAACCGGAGAGTCTGAAAAAGTATGAGTACTTGAACGAATATGGTGATTTGAAAACATATATTGACCGTATCTCCCATCCCGACTTCAAGTTGGGAACGGGGGTCACGGTGAGTGATTTCTTGAAGCAAGATTTGGTTTATACTTTGACTGTCAACAACTATGACGACGTGACGGCTGGTAATGCCATGAAATATAGCTCCTGTGTAGATGCCAAAGGAAATATGGATTTCGGCACAGTCAAGAAGTTTGTGAAAACTGCAAAAGAAACAGGAATTAGTATTTACGGGCATACGCTCTGTTGGCATTCACAGCAGCAAAATGCTTATTTGAATGGGCTGATTGCGGATAAAGAACCGGAACCGGTTCCTGGTAGTTCAGAAATCGCACTTCATATAAAAACCTCGAAGCCTCAAGTGAATGTATGGGATTGGGAATTGTATTATGATTTGGATGAAGCATTAATAGCAAATCAAGAATATACTATAAGTGTGCGGATGAAGGCTTCTTCGGCTATAACCTTTCCGTTCTGGCCGGGGAAGAAAGATGGGACTGACACTCAATATGGTGC
The Bacteroides luhongzhouii DNA segment above includes these coding regions:
- a CDS encoding RagB/SusD family nutrient uptake outer membrane protein, whose amino-acid sequence is MKNIFKLLAFLPLLTACDDLFEPALENNRDLEAMYKEPSYAQGILANAYIILPYETSPTSDLATDDAVTNEISSNYLRMATGSWTANNNPVSQWQNRFNAIQYINLFLENVDKVEWAKDERISTMFLDRLKGEAYGLRALHMYYLLRAHGGKIADGTLMGVPIILKSEGPDADFNHARATYSDCVKQIMEDADKAIELLPLDYKKFADSEIPEKYKNIGVTNASDYRRVCGEEYRGLMSGRIALAVRAQTALLAASPAFQSGSGMTWEQAADYAAEIIEKANGGGGCGLDADGLEWYTLADKDYGTGGSPAEVIWRSSTDDNNTLETANFPPSLYGNGRVNPTQNLVDAFPMANGYPISETSGNYDAETPYDNRDPRLAKYIVYNGSKQGPSDTEIITGTYGTNTDVVNKESGRSTRTGYYLRKLLRKECNPNSQYNTKKKHYTARIRYTEMFLIYAEAANEAWGPQNKHGHLFSAYDVIKAIRTRAGLGIDNGDAYLESIKDNKDKMRELIRNERRIELCFENFRFWDLRRWNVDLTKLNETALGVEISKNGSVMNYSPLTVEKRKYEEYMIYGPIPFAEVMKWSNLEQNVGWK
- a CDS encoding DUF5627 domain-containing protein, which gives rise to MKLIKLIFAMSVGVFVSWTMTSCENQDNEFPDYEGGTSVYFATQYPVRTLVMGEDEYDTTLDNAHKCKINATMGGVYANKKDITIDIEVDNTLCDNLYYSYTSASENVPVKAMPSNYYTLSDDKITLKNVLMDGVEVSFTDAFFADPEALTATYVIPLVMTGVTNADRILNGTLSEGAEAVRCNSSVWLVQPQDYVLYCVKYINKWTGKYLRHGVDKVTENGTTTENDRHNEYVEDDEICQAVTKSLTETILTVTTNLGTTDNPRNISYKLLLVFNGDECVVSGLDGVTATGTGKFVQDGEKNSWGNKDRDAIYLKYTVDFSNGLKLETEDTLVAHSRGVAREDFTPIYVKN